The Micromonospora sp. NBC_00421 genome contains a region encoding:
- a CDS encoding cellulase family glycosylhydrolase yields the protein MNHRHALLATGTAGVLVLGGMATSTPSAAAAATGCAVTYTVQSQWPGGFTANVAVTNLGDAVSSWKLTFDFPSAGQHVTQGWGATWTQAGTRVTAASMSWNGALGTGASTSIGFGGSWSGANPVPTSFALNGTRCTTPPPTTPPPTTPPPTTPPPTGSAPALRVSGNQIVTAAGKPYRLLGVSRSSGEFACVQGKGLWDSGPVDQASIDAMKTWNIHAVRVPLNEECWLGLNGSPSGVTYQQGVKDYVNLLVANGINVILDLHWTWGAYPNSPDWHCKDEHATCQKPMPDARYAPQFWTGVANAFKGNDAVVFDLFNEPYPDMPADWDKTLGWQCLRDGGTCTGLPYEVAGMQDLVDAVRATGATNLLMIGGLEWANDMREWLTYRPNDPLHNIAASWHAYSFNACATESCWDSQIAPLTQHVPIVIGEFGQDNCAFDYMRQLVNWADEHDLSYLAWTWNPWGCTSGAVLIKDWAGTPEPGIGEGFKAHLLTQNPYL from the coding sequence ATGAACCATCGACACGCACTGCTGGCCACCGGCACCGCCGGTGTGCTGGTGCTGGGCGGCATGGCAACGTCCACGCCCTCCGCTGCGGCGGCCGCCACCGGTTGCGCAGTCACCTACACGGTGCAGAGCCAGTGGCCGGGCGGGTTCACCGCCAACGTCGCCGTCACCAATCTCGGCGACGCGGTGTCGAGCTGGAAGTTGACCTTCGACTTCCCCAGCGCTGGCCAGCACGTCACCCAGGGCTGGGGTGCCACCTGGACCCAGGCCGGCACCCGGGTGACGGCCGCCAGCATGAGCTGGAACGGAGCGCTGGGCACCGGTGCCTCGACCTCGATCGGGTTCGGCGGCTCGTGGAGCGGCGCGAACCCGGTGCCCACGTCGTTCGCGCTCAACGGCACCAGGTGCACCACTCCGCCGCCGACGACTCCGCCGCCGACGACTCCGCCACCGACCACCCCGCCACCCACCGGGTCGGCACCGGCGCTGCGGGTGTCCGGGAACCAGATCGTCACCGCGGCCGGCAAGCCGTACCGGCTGCTGGGGGTCAGCCGGTCCAGCGGAGAGTTCGCCTGCGTGCAGGGCAAGGGCCTGTGGGACTCCGGACCGGTCGACCAGGCCTCGATCGATGCGATGAAGACCTGGAACATCCACGCCGTGCGGGTTCCGCTGAACGAAGAATGCTGGCTCGGCCTCAACGGCTCGCCCAGCGGCGTCACCTACCAACAGGGCGTCAAGGACTACGTGAACCTGCTCGTCGCCAACGGCATCAACGTCATCCTCGACCTGCACTGGACCTGGGGCGCCTACCCCAACAGCCCAGACTGGCACTGCAAGGACGAACACGCCACCTGCCAGAAGCCGATGCCGGACGCGCGGTACGCCCCCCAGTTCTGGACCGGCGTCGCCAACGCGTTCAAGGGCAACGACGCGGTCGTGTTCGACCTGTTCAACGAGCCCTACCCGGACATGCCCGCCGACTGGGACAAGACCCTGGGCTGGCAGTGCCTACGTGACGGCGGCACCTGCACCGGCCTGCCCTACGAGGTGGCCGGCATGCAGGACCTCGTCGACGCGGTCCGCGCCACCGGCGCCACCAACCTACTCATGATCGGCGGCCTGGAATGGGCCAACGACATGCGGGAGTGGCTGACCTACAGGCCGAACGACCCGCTGCACAACATCGCCGCGTCGTGGCACGCCTACAGCTTCAACGCCTGCGCCACCGAATCCTGCTGGGACAGCCAGATCGCCCCGCTCACCCAGCACGTCCCGATCGTGATCGGCGAGTTCGGCCAGGACAACTGCGCCTTCGACTACATGCGGCAACTGGTGAACTGGGCCGACGAGCACGACCTGAGCTACCTCGCCTGGACCTGGAACCCCTGGGGCTGCACCAGCGGCGCCGTGCTCATCAAGGACTGGGCCGGCACCCCGGAACCCGGCATCGGCGAGGGCTTCAAAGCCCACCTACTGACCCAGAACCCCTATCTCTGA
- a CDS encoding glycosyl hydrolase has product MRWRIMLATAMVAASGGAALLGAGTASAAVGSPLVSAASGRCLDVSGNSPTAGTPVAIWDCNGQQNQGWVSTSQGELRTFNETRCLDLASATAGSPLTIQNCTGQTNQKFRWNTNGSITATQSGLCLDVEGNNSANGTRVVLWSCNGQSNQRWSQSGGPSTPPTTPPTTCTVAPVDPQATTQARKLLCYLYSQYGNHILSGQRETNGSEAEFNHILTNTGKQPAIRGLDMCDRPGAVDRALAWWNAGGIPLIGWHVGAPATSSCNYGGTASINATLTPGTAENRSYLAELDAAAAQLQRLQSNGVAVLWAPYHEAGGTWFWWSKEGGSQYQRLWRFQFDYFTRTKGIHNLVWLHPYNGEPNSSFYPGKQYVDIGGADTYANDHGPLTSLFNRTRDIVGGTVPIALHENGPIPDPDQLQSTGSRWVLFSTWNGSWLTERNDVTFLRRVYGHSYVVTRDEVPNLR; this is encoded by the coding sequence ATGCGATGGAGGATCATGCTCGCCACGGCCATGGTGGCCGCGAGCGGGGGCGCGGCACTACTGGGGGCGGGCACCGCCTCGGCCGCAGTCGGCAGTCCGCTGGTCAGCGCAGCGTCGGGACGCTGCCTCGACGTGTCGGGCAACAGCCCCACGGCCGGCACCCCGGTCGCGATCTGGGACTGCAACGGGCAGCAGAACCAGGGCTGGGTCTCCACCAGCCAGGGCGAACTGCGCACCTTCAACGAGACCAGATGCCTGGACCTCGCCAGCGCCACGGCCGGCAGCCCGCTCACCATTCAGAACTGCACCGGCCAGACCAACCAGAAGTTCCGGTGGAACACCAACGGCAGCATCACGGCCACCCAGTCCGGCCTCTGCCTCGACGTCGAGGGCAACAACTCGGCCAACGGCACCCGGGTGGTGCTCTGGAGTTGCAACGGCCAGTCCAACCAACGCTGGAGCCAATCCGGGGGGCCGAGCACCCCACCGACCACCCCGCCGACCACCTGCACCGTCGCTCCGGTCGACCCGCAGGCCACCACCCAGGCTCGCAAACTGCTGTGCTACCTCTACAGCCAGTACGGCAACCACATCCTGTCCGGCCAGCGGGAGACCAACGGCAGCGAGGCCGAGTTCAACCACATCCTGACCAACACCGGTAAGCAGCCGGCCATCCGCGGCCTCGACATGTGTGACCGCCCCGGGGCCGTCGACCGGGCCCTCGCCTGGTGGAACGCCGGCGGCATTCCGTTGATCGGCTGGCATGTCGGCGCGCCGGCGACCAGCTCCTGCAACTACGGCGGCACCGCGTCCATCAACGCCACCCTCACGCCCGGCACCGCCGAGAACCGTTCCTATCTCGCCGAGCTGGACGCCGCGGCAGCCCAGTTGCAGCGCCTGCAGTCCAACGGCGTCGCTGTCCTGTGGGCGCCCTACCACGAGGCTGGCGGCACCTGGTTCTGGTGGAGCAAGGAGGGCGGCAGCCAGTACCAGCGGCTGTGGCGCTTCCAGTTCGACTACTTCACCCGGACCAAGGGCATCCACAACCTGGTCTGGCTGCACCCGTACAACGGCGAACCCAACTCCTCGTTCTACCCCGGCAAGCAGTACGTGGACATCGGCGGCGCCGACACCTACGCCAACGACCACGGCCCGTTGACGTCGCTGTTCAACCGCACCCGCGACATCGTCGGCGGCACCGTCCCGATCGCCCTGCACGAGAACGGCCCCATCCCGGATCCCGACCAGCTCCAGTCCACCGGCAGCCGATGGGTGCTGTTCAGCACCTGGAACGGCAGTTGGCTCACCGAGCGCAACGACGTCACGTTCCTACGGCGTGTCTACGGCCACAGCTATGTCGTCACCCGCGACGAAGTTCCCAATCTCCGGTGA
- a CDS encoding ROK family transcriptional regulator, with translation MRSVFVELLVHGPLSRAEAARRLDLSPSAVTKLTKPLLENGYLLHQPLGDRSTMGRPSQPLAVDPARAALIGVKLTEDALFAVRTDLRAEIQHELRRPLISHAVDDVVTRIGDAVRDLTGSGQPAAALGISLAGTASGGDPVVPTSPFLGWRNVPLGDLVAAATGLPAVVENDVRALTAAQQWFGAGVGHSSFALVTVGAGLGCGLVIGDRLVSGAGRGTGLVGHLPIHDNGPLCEMGHRGCARAYASSAAIRRAVAGTLERPGLTFEACLALAGEGQPVARRIFEEAGRALGQVVATVANITGVQLVILSGEAVAMYDVCAEAFDAALTAHTHWTSTPVEVVVKPFTFSEWARGAAVIALQHRILGR, from the coding sequence ATGCGATCGGTTTTCGTGGAGCTGCTCGTGCACGGGCCGCTGTCCCGGGCGGAGGCGGCACGCCGGTTGGACCTCTCGCCGTCGGCCGTGACGAAGCTGACCAAACCGTTGCTGGAGAACGGCTACCTGCTCCATCAGCCGCTCGGCGACCGCAGCACGATGGGTCGCCCCTCGCAGCCCCTGGCGGTCGATCCGGCCCGCGCGGCGTTGATCGGGGTCAAGCTGACCGAGGACGCGTTGTTCGCGGTCCGCACCGATCTTCGCGCCGAGATACAGCACGAGCTGCGTCGCCCCCTGATCAGTCACGCCGTCGACGACGTGGTGACCCGCATCGGCGACGCCGTGCGTGACCTGACCGGGTCGGGGCAGCCGGCCGCGGCCCTTGGAATAAGCCTGGCCGGCACGGCCTCCGGAGGAGACCCGGTCGTGCCCACCTCTCCGTTCCTGGGCTGGCGCAACGTGCCCCTGGGCGACCTCGTCGCGGCGGCCACGGGCCTGCCGGCGGTGGTGGAGAACGACGTACGGGCGCTGACCGCCGCCCAGCAGTGGTTCGGCGCCGGCGTGGGGCACAGCTCGTTCGCACTGGTCACGGTGGGTGCCGGCCTCGGTTGCGGCCTGGTGATCGGCGACCGCCTCGTCAGTGGCGCCGGCCGGGGAACCGGCCTGGTGGGCCACCTGCCGATCCACGACAACGGGCCGCTGTGCGAGATGGGGCACCGCGGCTGCGCCCGGGCGTACGCCAGCTCGGCGGCGATCCGACGGGCCGTCGCTGGCACCCTCGAGCGTCCGGGCCTGACCTTCGAGGCGTGCCTGGCGCTGGCGGGGGAAGGCCAGCCGGTGGCCCGGCGCATCTTCGAGGAGGCCGGCCGCGCCCTCGGGCAGGTGGTCGCCACGGTCGCCAACATCACCGGCGTGCAGCTGGTCATCCTGTCCGGCGAGGCGGTGGCGATGTACGACGTGTGCGCCGAGGCGTTCGACGCCGCGCTCACCGCGCACACCCACTGGACCTCGACGCCCGTCGAGGTGGTGGTCAAGCCCTTCACCTTCAGCGAATGGGCCCGCGGCGCCGCCGTCATCGCCCTCCAGCACCGCATCCTCGGCCGCTGA
- a CDS encoding poly(ethylene terephthalate) hydrolase family protein: protein MPGGAGAGRRERGSPPRRGWRIVAGGAAALLGVAMAGAAVVDSSPSAAAASYQRGPDPTVQSVAANRGTFATAEITVPRGYGFNGGKIYYPTDTSQGTWGAIAAVPGYTASWAAEGAWMGPWLASFGFVVIGIDTNSPTDFDTARGTQLLAALDYLTGQSPVRDRVDPNRLAVLGHSMGGGGAISAAIRRPTLKAAIPLAPASFSQNLSSVRVPTLIMGARDDGTVTPSSINSLWATKPATTKGAYVELSGGGHGFPTWGNSQVTRREIPWLKIFLDNDNRYTQFLCPALADSTGVSRYLSECPYGSTGQPSSPPATGGPVRAVGAGRCLDVPSASQTNDTQLAIWDCNGGTNQRWTRTAGKQLTVYGNKCLDAAGQGTTNGTRVIIWDCTGSANQQWNVNANGTITGVQSGLCLDVSGGSTANGALTQLWACNNGSNQQWRLG, encoded by the coding sequence ATGCCGGGCGGTGCCGGGGCCGGTCGGCGGGAACGCGGTTCCCCGCCCCGGCGGGGCTGGCGCATCGTGGCGGGCGGGGCTGCGGCCCTGCTGGGCGTGGCGATGGCCGGGGCTGCGGTGGTGGACAGTTCCCCCTCGGCTGCCGCCGCGTCCTACCAGCGGGGGCCGGATCCCACGGTGCAGAGCGTCGCCGCCAACCGCGGAACGTTCGCCACGGCCGAGATCACCGTGCCGCGTGGCTACGGCTTCAACGGCGGGAAGATCTACTACCCGACCGACACCAGTCAGGGGACCTGGGGCGCGATCGCGGCGGTACCGGGCTACACCGCTTCCTGGGCTGCCGAGGGTGCCTGGATGGGACCCTGGTTGGCATCCTTCGGCTTCGTGGTGATCGGCATCGACACCAACAGCCCCACCGACTTCGACACCGCTCGGGGCACCCAGCTGCTGGCCGCGCTGGACTACCTCACCGGGCAGAGCCCGGTTCGAGACCGGGTCGACCCCAACCGGCTCGCCGTGCTCGGTCACTCCATGGGCGGTGGCGGCGCCATCAGCGCGGCCATACGGCGTCCCACCCTCAAGGCGGCCATCCCCCTGGCACCGGCCTCGTTCTCGCAGAACCTGTCCAGTGTCCGGGTACCCACGCTGATCATGGGTGCGCGGGACGACGGCACGGTCACCCCGTCCTCGATCAACAGCCTGTGGGCCACCAAACCGGCCACCACGAAGGGCGCCTACGTCGAGCTCTCCGGGGGCGGCCACGGATTCCCCACCTGGGGAAACTCCCAGGTGACCCGGCGGGAGATCCCCTGGCTGAAGATCTTCCTCGACAACGACAACCGCTACACGCAGTTCCTGTGCCCGGCACTCGCGGACTCCACGGGCGTCTCGCGGTACCTCAGCGAGTGCCCGTACGGATCCACCGGCCAGCCGTCGTCCCCGCCGGCCACGGGCGGTCCGGTGCGCGCGGTCGGGGCGGGCAGGTGCCTGGACGTGCCCAGCGCCTCCCAGACCAACGACACCCAACTGGCGATCTGGGACTGCAACGGCGGCACCAACCAACGTTGGACCCGCACCGCCGGCAAACAACTCACCGTCTACGGCAACAAATGCCTGGACGCCGCCGGTCAGGGCACCACCAACGGCACCCGGGTCATCATCTGGGACTGCACCGGCAGCGCCAACCAGCAATGGAACGTCAACGCCAACGGCACCATCACCGGCGTCCAGTCCGGTCTGTGCCTCGACGTCAGCGGCGGCTCCACCGCCAACGGCGCCCTGACCCAACTCTGGGCCTGCAACAACGGCAGCAACCAGCAGTGGCGCCTCGGATAG
- a CDS encoding ricin-type beta-trefoil lectin domain protein encodes MTVRRRLWRLASIGAAVTVLLGSLGVHVATSAPAQAATSQFRGVNWADARDNFLYDENVPIGLSKSDSYATTYTKATAILRGFQDLGSNTIRFGINPQTTSSPWWGSLTAAYDAASAMGMNVMIAPWPPTGGRISDMNAFYRMWDTVITKYGSNSRFYFDIVNEPWGYSATELTDLAAAFLQRYSNIPRGRIVVPGLWSDIDLCAVGADSRLNGTLLSIHMYTLGGETHPTEAEWINSFKARLCGYADRAILTEFGVPMNTGVNYNGPRDGNNNVSYFYALTDTVRELGMGSLVWTGVKEANQTQGPGPCFNASCAITSLTGSGTNLSLTVINQSGLDRLQHGWRLDGPTTPPTGSGNVLRGVGSQRCLDVPGASTTNGTQLAIWDCTGGSNQRWVALPNGALQVYGNKCLDVPGHSTTAGAKVQIWDCNGGTNQQWTLNGDGTVVGRESGLCLDVTSAGTANGTIVQTWNCTGGSNQKWTRQ; translated from the coding sequence ATGACTGTTCGTAGACGCCTGTGGCGTCTCGCCTCGATCGGCGCGGCCGTCACCGTGCTGCTGGGCTCACTGGGCGTCCACGTGGCCACCAGCGCACCGGCGCAGGCCGCCACCAGCCAGTTCCGCGGAGTCAACTGGGCGGACGCCAGGGACAACTTCCTCTACGACGAGAACGTCCCGATCGGGCTGTCCAAGTCGGACAGCTATGCGACCACCTACACGAAGGCCACCGCGATCCTCAGGGGATTCCAGGACCTCGGCTCGAACACGATCCGGTTCGGGATCAACCCGCAGACCACGTCGTCCCCGTGGTGGGGCAGCCTGACGGCGGCGTACGACGCAGCCAGCGCGATGGGCATGAACGTGATGATCGCCCCCTGGCCCCCGACCGGCGGCCGGATCAGCGACATGAACGCGTTCTACCGGATGTGGGACACGGTCATCACCAAGTACGGCAGCAACAGCCGGTTCTACTTCGACATCGTGAACGAGCCGTGGGGGTACAGCGCGACCGAGTTGACCGATCTCGCGGCAGCGTTCCTGCAGCGCTACTCGAACATCCCGCGCGGCCGGATCGTGGTGCCGGGGCTCTGGTCGGACATCGACCTGTGCGCCGTGGGCGCGGACTCCCGGCTGAACGGCACCCTGCTGTCGATCCACATGTACACCCTGGGTGGTGAGACCCACCCGACGGAGGCAGAGTGGATCAACAGCTTCAAGGCCCGCCTGTGCGGATACGCCGACCGCGCCATTCTCACCGAGTTCGGCGTGCCGATGAACACCGGCGTCAACTACAACGGACCCCGCGACGGCAACAACAACGTGTCGTACTTCTACGCGCTCACCGACACGGTGCGGGAGCTGGGCATGGGCTCGCTGGTCTGGACCGGCGTCAAGGAGGCCAACCAGACCCAGGGTCCCGGCCCCTGCTTCAACGCCTCCTGCGCCATCACGTCGCTGACCGGCAGCGGCACCAACCTGTCACTGACCGTCATCAACCAGTCCGGGCTCGACCGGCTCCAGCACGGCTGGCGACTCGACGGACCGACGACGCCGCCGACCGGCTCCGGTAACGTGCTGCGCGGCGTCGGCTCCCAGCGGTGCCTGGACGTGCCCGGGGCCAGCACCACCAACGGCACGCAACTGGCGATCTGGGACTGCACCGGCGGAAGCAACCAGCGTTGGGTCGCACTGCCCAACGGCGCCCTGCAGGTGTACGGCAACAAGTGCCTCGACGTCCCCGGTCACTCCACCACCGCAGGTGCCAAGGTGCAGATCTGGGACTGCAACGGCGGCACCAACCAGCAGTGGACCCTCAACGGTGACGGCACGGTCGTCGGCCGCGAGTCCGGGCTGTGCCTGGACGTGACCAGCGCGGGCACCGCGAACGGCACCATCGTGCAGACCTGGAACTGCACGGGCGGCAGCAACCAGAAGTGGACCCGGCAGTAA
- a CDS encoding lectin, with protein MAITAHPTPVVRRRRTRWMSLFLAAVTAGSVSVSALWLTAGGAAAASTGRLVSAASGRCLDVVGNAPTTGTRVQIWDCNSQANQTWTLTDAGELRVFNNSMCLDAEAGQTSPGTAAIVWSCTGAANQRWRLNSNGSITGVQSGLCLDVSGGATAAGTLVALWNCNGQANQRWSQTGGNPTTPPTTPPTNPGGCTAAPVDPNATAAARRLLCYVYSQYGNHILSGQQESTWVSGPDYEMNIIRNASGKYPAIRGQDMGDAPDFGARGLAWWNAGGIPMVGYHMGSPAQNTDGYNGSLMRANINAALTSGTADNGRLNQRLTAWANQLKVIQNGGGAVLFRPWHEASGTWFWWSMEGAGQYNRLWVYTYNFMRAQGVHNLVYLHPFNGSPSAAWYPGNQYVDIGGADTYAGDHGPLTSMFNAARSVYGGTVPIALHENGRIPDPAQLQSSGARWVLFNTWHTSFISDGSINSPSFINTVYNSSYVVTRDEVPNLR; from the coding sequence ATGGCAATCACTGCCCATCCCACCCCGGTGGTGCGGCGTCGCCGCACCCGGTGGATGAGCCTGTTCCTCGCTGCGGTGACAGCCGGCAGCGTCAGTGTGTCCGCGCTCTGGCTGACCGCGGGCGGTGCCGCGGCCGCGTCGACCGGACGGCTGGTCAGCGCCGCGTCCGGACGCTGTCTCGACGTCGTCGGCAACGCCCCGACCACCGGCACCCGCGTGCAGATCTGGGACTGCAACAGCCAGGCCAACCAGACCTGGACCCTCACCGATGCCGGTGAGCTGCGCGTGTTCAACAACAGCATGTGCCTGGACGCCGAGGCTGGCCAGACCAGCCCGGGCACCGCAGCGATCGTCTGGTCCTGCACCGGGGCGGCCAACCAGCGGTGGCGGCTGAACTCCAACGGCAGCATCACCGGTGTGCAGTCCGGGCTGTGCCTGGACGTCTCCGGCGGCGCCACCGCCGCCGGCACCCTGGTCGCCCTCTGGAACTGCAACGGCCAGGCCAACCAGCGCTGGTCGCAGACCGGTGGCAACCCGACCACGCCACCGACCACCCCGCCGACCAACCCGGGTGGCTGCACCGCCGCCCCGGTCGACCCGAACGCCACCGCCGCCGCGCGCCGGCTGCTGTGCTACGTCTACAGCCAGTACGGCAACCACATCCTGTCCGGGCAGCAGGAGTCCACCTGGGTCAGCGGTCCGGACTACGAGATGAACATCATCCGCAACGCCTCCGGCAAGTACCCGGCGATCCGCGGCCAGGACATGGGTGACGCCCCCGACTTCGGTGCCCGTGGGCTGGCCTGGTGGAACGCCGGAGGCATCCCGATGGTCGGCTACCACATGGGCTCGCCCGCGCAGAACACCGACGGCTACAACGGCTCCCTGATGCGGGCGAACATCAACGCGGCACTGACCTCCGGCACCGCCGACAACGGCCGGCTCAACCAGCGGCTCACCGCCTGGGCCAACCAGTTGAAGGTCATTCAGAACGGTGGCGGCGCGGTCCTGTTCCGCCCCTGGCACGAGGCCAGCGGCACCTGGTTCTGGTGGAGCATGGAGGGGGCCGGCCAGTACAACCGGCTGTGGGTCTACACCTACAACTTCATGCGCGCCCAGGGGGTGCACAACCTGGTCTACCTGCACCCGTTCAACGGCTCCCCCAGCGCCGCCTGGTACCCCGGCAACCAGTACGTCGACATCGGCGGTGCCGACACGTACGCCGGTGACCACGGGCCGCTGACGTCGATGTTCAACGCCGCCCGCAGCGTGTACGGCGGCACGGTCCCGATCGCGTTGCACGAGAACGGCCGCATCCCCGACCCGGCGCAGTTGCAGTCCTCCGGTGCCCGGTGGGTGCTGTTCAACACCTGGCACACGAGCTTCATCAGCGACGGCAGCATCAACTCGCCGTCCTTCATCAACACCGTCTACAACAGCTCGTACGTGGTCACCCGCGACGAGGTCCCGAACCTGAGGTGA
- a CDS encoding beta-galactosidase, whose translation MSDLPPRVLFGAAYYHEYQPYERLKTDLDLMAAAGFTVIRVGESVWSTWEPEDGQFDLDWLQPVLDGAHERGISVVLGTPTYSVPPWLARRYPEIAGELRTGERMGWGGRQEADYTHAAFLFHAERVTRAVVARYADHPAVIGFQVDNEPGLWLFRNHGVFQRFVDDLRRTYGSVEALNREWGLVFWSNRLTTWADLWRPEGNTHPQYSLAWRRFQARLTTEFIGWQAGIVREYASPGQFVTTCIDYGRPAVEDDELAARLDVTAGNAYYEPQDALTLPDTRTPPPDRVGDGAWTIHQHADRMWSSRQEPFLVTETNANHRIAPHSRPAYDGQWRQAAWALVSRGAQMIEYWHWHTIHAGAETSWGGIIPHSGRPGRAYREIARIGQELGTAGDLVAGLTPDADVTLLHSLPTRWLMQEHPPLARQDGSGDTDSYHAFFDAFHRGAFDARLQTRIVHVSQLVTQPVEQAVESHPVLVVPGLYVAEDATLDWLKAYAHAGGHLVVGPRTGYSDGETRARVDVQPGRLADAAGAWYEESANLLDEVPVTARDAGLTLPGRPAATRWLDALIAEDATVLAGYDHPHFGQWAAVTTRVAGRGRVTYVGALPNVDLARGIMRWLLAERSEQWYAMPDSVTSTGATARTGQRLRFLHNWSFTPVEVRVPVAVTDVLDATSYAPGDELPLGPWDVRVLVEN comes from the coding sequence ATGTCTGACCTCCCACCGCGTGTGCTGTTCGGTGCGGCCTACTACCACGAGTACCAGCCGTACGAGCGGCTCAAGACCGACCTCGACCTGATGGCCGCGGCCGGCTTCACCGTCATCCGGGTCGGTGAGTCGGTCTGGTCGACGTGGGAGCCGGAGGACGGTCAGTTCGACCTCGACTGGCTCCAGCCGGTCCTCGACGGTGCCCACGAACGCGGGATCAGTGTGGTCCTCGGCACCCCGACGTACTCGGTGCCCCCGTGGCTGGCCCGCCGGTATCCCGAGATCGCCGGGGAGCTCCGTACGGGTGAACGGATGGGGTGGGGCGGCCGGCAGGAGGCGGACTACACCCACGCCGCCTTCCTGTTCCACGCCGAGCGCGTGACCCGCGCGGTCGTCGCCCGGTACGCCGACCATCCGGCCGTCATCGGGTTCCAGGTCGACAACGAACCCGGCCTGTGGCTGTTCCGCAACCACGGCGTCTTCCAACGATTCGTCGACGACCTGCGCCGCACGTACGGCAGCGTCGAGGCCCTGAACCGGGAATGGGGTCTGGTCTTCTGGTCCAACCGGCTGACGACCTGGGCCGACCTGTGGCGCCCGGAGGGCAACACCCATCCGCAGTACTCGCTGGCGTGGCGGCGCTTCCAGGCGCGGCTGACCACGGAGTTCATCGGCTGGCAGGCCGGCATCGTGCGCGAGTACGCCAGCCCGGGACAGTTCGTCACCACGTGCATCGACTACGGGCGGCCGGCCGTCGAGGACGACGAACTGGCCGCCCGGCTCGACGTGACCGCGGGCAACGCCTACTACGAGCCGCAGGACGCGTTGACGCTCCCCGACACCCGTACGCCGCCGCCGGACCGGGTGGGCGACGGGGCCTGGACGATCCACCAGCACGCCGACCGGATGTGGAGCTCACGCCAGGAACCCTTCCTGGTCACCGAGACCAACGCCAACCACCGGATCGCCCCGCACAGCCGTCCCGCCTACGACGGGCAGTGGCGGCAGGCCGCCTGGGCCCTCGTCAGCCGCGGCGCGCAGATGATCGAATACTGGCACTGGCACACCATCCACGCCGGTGCGGAGACCAGCTGGGGCGGGATCATCCCGCACAGCGGACGGCCCGGACGCGCCTACCGGGAGATCGCCCGCATCGGCCAGGAGCTCGGCACCGCCGGTGACCTCGTCGCCGGGCTGACGCCCGACGCCGACGTCACCCTGCTGCACTCCCTGCCCACCCGGTGGCTGATGCAGGAACACCCCCCGCTGGCCCGCCAGGACGGCAGCGGCGACACCGACTCCTACCACGCGTTCTTCGACGCCTTCCACCGCGGGGCGTTCGACGCCCGGCTGCAGACCCGCATCGTCCACGTCAGCCAGCTCGTGACCCAGCCCGTGGAGCAGGCCGTCGAGAGCCACCCGGTGCTCGTGGTGCCCGGACTCTACGTCGCCGAGGACGCCACCCTGGACTGGCTGAAGGCGTACGCGCACGCCGGCGGGCACCTGGTGGTCGGTCCGCGCACCGGCTACAGCGACGGCGAGACGCGGGCCCGCGTCGACGTGCAGCCCGGACGCCTCGCCGACGCCGCCGGAGCGTGGTACGAGGAATCCGCCAACCTGCTGGACGAGGTGCCGGTGACCGCGCGGGACGCCGGACTGACCCTGCCGGGGCGGCCCGCCGCGACCCGCTGGCTGGACGCGCTGATCGCCGAGGACGCCACCGTGCTGGCCGGCTACGACCACCCGCACTTCGGGCAGTGGGCCGCCGTCACCACCAGGGTGGCCGGACGAGGACGGGTCACGTACGTCGGGGCGCTGCCCAACGTCGACCTTGCCCGGGGCATCATGCGCTGGCTGCTCGCCGAGCGGTCAGAGCAGTGGTACGCCATGCCCGACTCCGTGACCAGCACCGGAGCGACCGCCCGCACCGGGCAGCGGTTGCGCTTCCTGCACAACTGGTCGTTCACCCCGGTGGAAGTCCGGGTCCCGGTCGCGGTCACCGACGTGCTCGACGCCACCTCGTACGCCCCGGGAGACGAGCTGCCGCTGGGGCCGTGGGACGTGCGCGTCCTCGTCGAGAACTGA